The Stigmatella ashevillena genomic sequence GTGGAGGCGGAGGGCTGGGAGCGGGCGTCGCTGCGCTTGCGGTACGGGGTGGCGCATCGGGACGGGCAGCAAGCCGCTCCCAGTCCTGGATTCCGCTACTCGGGTATGACGCCCAACGACATGGCGGCCTGGGCCACCGTATATGGGTGGGCGTGGCTGGGCGGGTGGGCGGGGGTTCAGCGCGAGGGCTTCTCGCTGTTGCGTGAATCGGCGCGCGTCTCCGAGGGAAGCCTGTGGCGTGCGTCGGGAGGCGTTGTGACGCGGCTGGGGCTCGGGCCCGTCCGGGCGGAGCTGAGCGCCGGGTATGGCTTTGCCCAGCTCCCCCTCTTCTCGGGCGCGATTCCAGGGGCTCCCGCGTTCCAGTATGGGAGCCGTCATGCCGTGCTCGTGGGCGGTCGGCTGCGCTTTCCCCTCCTCTTCCGCCTTCAGGCAGAGCTCCGGGGAGAGTATCCGCTGGTCCTCTCCGCGAAGGACGGGGAGGGCGCGGAGGCGGGCTCGCGGGGCTTCGAGGTGGGGGCCGCGCTCCGGGTGCCCCTGGTGCGGGCCCGCCGCTGGTCGGGGGCGCTGGCCCTGGATTATCAGTACGTCCAAGACCGGCTGTCGGCTTCCCGGGCCCGCTCGGAGCAGACGCTCCAGAGGCTCGGCGCGGCGCTGGAGTTCTCCTGGTTCGATGCCGAGGCGTCCGCGGCGGGTGCTCCGGTTCCGCCGCCGCCTTCCTGGGGGGAGCTGGCGCTGAAGGTGGTGGATGCGCAGACGGGCGAGCCGCTGGCGGGGCCCCAGGTGACGCTCGTGGTGGCGGGCGAAGCGCGGGAACCCCAGATGGCGGACCCGGAGGGCCAGATGCTGGAGCGAGCGCTCGAGCCGGGAGAGGTGGTGGCCCGGGTTCAGGCCGAGGGGTATCAGCTGGCCGAGGGGCACGTCACGGTGGGCGCGGGGGAGCGCGCCACCCTGGAGATCCGCGCGAGCAGGCTCGCGCCCCAAGTCGGCCGATTGCAGATCTCCGTGACCGACAAGCGCGATGGCACGCCCGTGCCGGGTGCCGTGCTCTTGGTGGGCGAGCGGGAACTCCGGGGGGGAGCCTCGGGACAGGTGCGGCTGGAGGACGTGACGCCCGGGCCGGTGTCGGTGAGGGTCTCCGCTCCAGGCTTCCAGCCCATGGAAGAGGCGGCGCTCATCGTCGCGGGGCAGGAGGCCGTGCTGCCCATCCAGCTCGTTCCCACGCGGCGCGTGGGCTATGCCACCATCGCGGGGAGGGTGCGCAGCACTGGGGGACGCTCCCTGGTCGCCTGGCTCGTCATCCCCACGACGAAAGTGCGCTCCCGGACCAATGCCCAGGGATCCTTCTCCCTGAAGGTGCGGCCGGGGACCTATCGCATCATTATTTCCGCCAAAGGCCACCTCAAACAGACCAAGTCCGTCACCGTGCGGGATGGTGAGCAGGCCATCTTCAACGTGGATCTCTTTCCAAAGTCGAGGACCCGGTGAGCCCGCTTCGCGCCAGCCTTGCGCTGCTCCTCGTGCTGTGGGGGGCGGGGTGTGACTCGGAGGCGCCGTCGCCGTCTGCGCCCGCCGGGACACCGGCTCCCGCCGCCCCCACCGCCCCCACCGTGCCCGCGGGTGTGCTTGCGCGGCTGGAGGCGATCCGAGGCGAGGTGCGATGGGCGCAAGGGGGGAAGACAGGGCCCGCCAGCGAAGGGCCTCTCCTGAAGGGGGCGGCGCTGGAGACGGGATCGGATGGCTCCGTCACGGTCCGCTTCGAGGATGGCCGCACGGTGGAGGTGGGGCCCAACGCGCGCTTCGTGCTGGACGAGGATGCCAGTGGGTTGGTGCTCCAGGTGGCTCGCGGCATCGTGCTCAGCCGGGTGCCCGCGGCGGCTCCGGGGCGTCCGGGGCCTCGGGTCGAGCTGCGCATCTTGACCCCCTATGGCTTCACGCGCGTGAGTGGCCAGGAGGCCAGCGAGGTTCGCGTGAGCGTGGG encodes the following:
- a CDS encoding MSCRAMM family protein codes for the protein MAPSCRCPSLLALVVLALLGLPRDGLTQGVEAEGWERASLRLRYGVAHRDGQQAAPSPGFRYSGMTPNDMAAWATVYGWAWLGGWAGVQREGFSLLRESARVSEGSLWRASGGVVTRLGLGPVRAELSAGYGFAQLPLFSGAIPGAPAFQYGSRHAVLVGGRLRFPLLFRLQAELRGEYPLVLSAKDGEGAEAGSRGFEVGAALRVPLVRARRWSGALALDYQYVQDRLSASRARSEQTLQRLGAALEFSWFDAEASAAGAPVPPPPSWGELALKVVDAQTGEPLAGPQVTLVVAGEAREPQMADPEGQMLERALEPGEVVARVQAEGYQLAEGHVTVGAGERATLEIRASRLAPQVGRLQISVTDKRDGTPVPGAVLLVGERELRGGASGQVRLEDVTPGPVSVRVSAPGFQPMEEAALIVAGQEAVLPIQLVPTRRVGYATIAGRVRSTGGRSLVAWLVIPTTKVRSRTNAQGSFSLKVRPGTYRIIISAKGHLKQTKSVTVRDGEQAIFNVDLFPKSRTR